A genome region from Ctenopharyngodon idella isolate HZGC_01 chromosome 5, HZGC01, whole genome shotgun sequence includes the following:
- the gpr107 gene encoding protein GPR107 has product MASGKRCMFTVINVIITALIIESQCRLHHLILKDDIRQRVHLNTFGFYKDGYMSISMNSLRFPEGKTDIDIDSSTIGFSLDRASNNGFSTYLDEGLDYCLLKKDPSSNFAGVLLLLDFKNNLVRKKTSVEAGVFPNIIAVLPKSIAEDLQTEKGKDKDNGPDDGSQSKTGSKSKRDVESKAEDTYPLQNKENTYSFEFYFNITTDEQQGLYNFYFYNCYSVPMNKDSSVSKMLPFSIDINIKEKNPDSFLSAGEIPLPKLYICMSMFFFLIGTLWIHVLRTHSADVYKIHWLMAALPFTKSLSLIFHAIDYYYISNQGFPIEGWAVVYYITHLLKGALLFITIALIGTGWAFVKHILSDKDKKIFMIVIPLQVLANVAYIIIESTEEGSIEYGLWMEILFLVDLLCCGAILFPVVWSIRHLQEASATDGKAAINLAQLKLFRHYYVMIVCYIYFTRIIASLIKVIVPFQWKWLYQLLDELATLTFFFLTGHKFRPASYNPYLLLSVEEEDMEMDDVVTTSTAMGEGVKKVKKLSNGPSEERESMA; this is encoded by the exons ATGGCGTCTGGGAAGAGATGTATGTTTACAGTTATTAATGTGATTATTACGGCTCTTATCATAGAAAGTCAATGTCGACTCCATCATCTTATACTTAAG GACGACATCCGTCAGCGGGTCCATCTGAATACATTCGGCTTTTATAAAGATGGTTACATGAGTATAAGCATGAACAGCCTCCGATTCCCTGAAGGGAAGACGGACATTGACATTGACAGCTCCACG ATTGGTTTCAGCCTAGATCGTGCAAGCAATAATGGCTTTTCCACATATCTG GACGAGGGTCTGGACTATTGTCTTCTGAAAAAGGATCCAAGTAGTAATTTTGCAGGGGTCCTTCTATTGTTGGACttcaaaaataatct AGTGAGGAAGAAGACTTCAGTGGAGGCTGGTGTGTTTCCCAACATCATAGCTGTGTTGCCCAAAAGCATTGCAGAGGACCTGCAAACTGAAAAGGGGAAAGACAAAGACAATGGGCCAGATGATGGATCTCAGTCTAAGA CGGGTTCTAAATCCAAGCGAGATGTTGAG AGCAAGGCAGAAGATACATATCCTCTTCAGAACAAGGAGAATACCTACTCCTTTGAG ttttacttcAACATCACAACAGATGAGCAGCAAGGCCTTTATAACTTTTATTTCTACAACTGCTACTCCGTGCCAATGAACAAAGACAGCTCTGTGTCAAAAATGCtgcctttcagcattgat atCAACATCAAAGAGAAGAATCCAGACAGCTTCCTTTCAGCGGGAGAGATTCCTTTACCTAAGCTTTACATCTGTATGTCCATGTTCTTCTTCCTCATCGGCACACTGTGGATTCATGTTTTGCGTACCCATAG tgctGATGTTTACAAGATTCATTGGCTGATGGCTGCTCTTCCATTTACAAAGTCACTTTCCCTTATTTTCCATGCA ATTGACTATTACTACATTTCCAATCAGGGCTTTCCTATTGAAGGCTGGGCTGTGGTCTATTACATTACTCACCT GCTGAAGGGGGCACTGTTGTTCATCACTATAGCATTAATAGGAACTGGCTGGGCCTTTGTCAAGCATATCCTCTCAGATAAAGACAAAAAGATTTTCATGATCGTCATTCCCCTGCAG GTTCTGGCCAATGTGGCGTACATCATTATTGAGTCCACAGAGGAGGGCTCCATCGAGTATGGTCTGTGGATGGAGATCCTGTTTCTtgtagatctgctatgctgcggGGCTATTCTCTTCCCAGTCGTCTG GTCCATAAGACATTTACAAGAGGCTTCAGCAACAGATGGCAAAG CTGCCATCAATCTGGCTCAACTGAAACTTTTTAGGCACTACTATGTGATG ATTGTGTGCTATATTTATTTCACCCGCATCATTGCCAGTCTTATCAAGGTCATTGTCCCTTTCCAATGGAAGTGGCTCTACCAG CTGCTGGATGAGCTGGCCACTTTGACCTTCTTCTTCTTAACCGGACACAAGTTCCGACCGGCCTCCTACAACCCCTACCTACTGCTGTCTGTGGAGGAAGAAGACATGGAGATGGACGATGT gGTAACTACCTCAACAGCCATGGGAGAGGGCGTTAAGAAGGTGAAGAAACTGTCAAACGGACCATCAGAGGAGAGGGAGAGCATGGCATGA
- the ndor1 gene encoding NADPH-dependent diflavin oxidoreductase 1 isoform X1, with the protein MSIHTLLVLYGSQTGTAQDTAERIGRQAQRRRMRVRVEALDTYNVANLISESLVVFVCATTGQGDPPDNMKKFWRFLFRKSLPADSLCRLDCAVLGLGDSSYPKFNFVAKKLYKRLLQLGANMLLPVGLADDQHDLGSDGVIDPWLLSFWQKTLSVYPPPAGLAPIREEEKLPPRYVFHFLDEVPDKQTEHLQTPDNKAPPTSLQPFPARVVFNQRVTHPSHFQDVRHIEFDITGSNIQYNPGDVVMMRPCNAAEDVEQFCQLLKLDPKCYFTLTPTDSSTAAVPARLPQPCSVRFLVEQFLDISAVPRRSFFELLATFATNELEREKLLEFSSAQGQDALHSYCNRPRRTALEVLTDFPHSTSELSFDYLLDLFPEIQPRSFSIASSLLQHPDRIQILLAVVKYKTLLFKPRKGLCSSWLASLDPSKGDVYVPLWVKKGSLSFPHDPDTPVIMVGPGTGVAPFRSAIQERAAQGKMANVLFFGCRSESKDFYCRSEWEEKVQAGHMILVTAFSRDQEDKIYVQHRVKEQSKLLWDLIAKKKAFFYIAGNAKQMPTSVCDALKEVFQKEGGMSEDQAQEMLDDMEKTGRFQSETWS; encoded by the exons ATGAGCATCCACACTCTTCTGGTTCTGTACGGGAGTCAGACGGGAACAGCGCAGGACACAGCCGAGCGGATCGGCCGTCAGGCGCAGAGGAGGCGGATGAGAGTCAGAGTGGAAGCCCTGGACACTTACAATGTG GCCAACCTGATCTCAGAATCTCTGGTAGTGTTTGTCTGCGCCACCACAGGACAGGGGGACCCTCCAGACAATATGAAG AAATTCTGGAGATTCCTGTTCAGGAAGTCGTTGCCTGCTGATTCTCTTTGTCGGCTTGACTGTGCTGTGCTTGGCCTCGGAGACTCCTCATATCCGAA GTTCAACTTTGTTGCGAAGAAGCTCTATAAGCGTTTGCTTCAGCTCGGTGCAAATATGCTTCTGCCTGTTGGACTGGCTGATGATCAACATGATCTGGG GTCGGATGGTGTGATTGACCCCTGGTTGCTTTCGTTCTGGCAGAAAACCCTGTCTGTCTACCCTCCTCCAGCTGGCCTCGCTCCAATCCGTGAAGAAGAAAA ACTTCCACCCCGATACGTTTTCCACTTCCTAGATGAAGTTCCAGATAAGCAAACTGAGCATCTCCAGACACCTGATAATAAGGCTCCTCCTACCTCGCTGCAGCCTTTTCCAGCTCGAGTCGTGTTCAATCAGAGAGTAACTCATCCCTCACACTTCCAGGATGTCAGGCATATTGAGTTTGACATCACAGGCTCCAACATCCA GTACAACCCAGGGGACGTTGTAATGATGAGACCTTGTAATGCAGCAGAGGATGTGGAGCAGTTCTGCCAACTATTGAAACTTGACCCTAAGTGCTACTTCACACTAACTCCCACTGACAGCAGCACAG CAGCAGTTCCTGCACGTCTTCCTCAGCCCTGCTCCGTTCGCTTTCTAGTGGAACAGTTCCTGgacatttctgctgttccacgTCGTTCCTTCTTCGAGCTGTTGGCCACTTTTGCCACTAATGAGCTGGAGCGTGAAAAACTTTTGGAGTTTAGCTCTGCTCAGGGTCAGGATGCTCTTCACTCCTACTGCAACCGACCCCGCCGAACAGCCctggag GTACTAACAGACTTCCCACACTCCACATCCGAGTTAAGCTTTGACTACTTGTTGGATCTTTTTCCAGAAATTCAGCCTCGCTCCTTCTCTATTGCCTCTTCTCTCTTg CAACACCCTGACCGAATCCAGATCTTGCTTGCTGTGGTGAAATATAAAACCTTGCTTTTTAAGCCACGCAAAGGCCTCTGTTCTTCCTGGCTGGCATCTCTGGACCCCTCGAAAG GAGATGTTTACGTACCGCTGTGGGTGAAGAAGGGGAGTTTGAGTTTCCCTCATGACCCAGACACCCCTGTGATAATGGTGGGTCCAGGAACTGGTGTGGCTCCCTTCAGATCTGCCATACAAGAGAGGGCTGCTCAGGGGAAGATGG CTAATGTGCTATTTTTTGGCTGTCGCTCTGAATCAAAAGACTTCTACTGTCGATCAGAATGGGAGGAGAAGGTGCAGGCGGGCCACATGATCCTTGTCACAGCCTTCTCCAGAGATCAG GAGGATAAAATCTACGTTCAGCATCGTGTGAAGGAACAAAGCAAACTTTTATGGGATCTGATAGCAAAGAAGAAAGCGTTCTTTTACATAGCGGG AAATGCCAAGCAGATGCCCACAAGTGTATGTGACGCGCTGAAAGAAGTATTCCAGAAAGAGGGTGGCATGTCTGAAGACCAGGCACAAGAGATGCTGGATGACATGGAGAAAACTGGACGCTTTCAAAGTGAAACCTGGTCCTGA
- the ndor1 gene encoding NADPH-dependent diflavin oxidoreductase 1 isoform X2 produces MSIHTLLVLYGSQTGTAQDTAERIGRQAQRRRMRVRVEALDTYNVANLISESLVVFVCATTGQGDPPDNMKKFWRFLFRKSLPADSLCRLDCAVLGLGDSSYPKFNFVAKKLYKRLLQLGANMLLPVGLADDQHDLGSDGVIDPWLLSFWQKTLSVYPPPAGLAPIREEEKLPPRYVFHFLDEVPDKQTEHLQTPDNKAPPTSLQPFPARVVFNQRVTHPSHFQDVRHIEFDITGSNIQYNPGDVVMMRPCNAAEDVEQFCQLLKLDPKCYFTLTPTDSSTAVPARLPQPCSVRFLVEQFLDISAVPRRSFFELLATFATNELEREKLLEFSSAQGQDALHSYCNRPRRTALEVLTDFPHSTSELSFDYLLDLFPEIQPRSFSIASSLLQHPDRIQILLAVVKYKTLLFKPRKGLCSSWLASLDPSKGDVYVPLWVKKGSLSFPHDPDTPVIMVGPGTGVAPFRSAIQERAAQGKMANVLFFGCRSESKDFYCRSEWEEKVQAGHMILVTAFSRDQEDKIYVQHRVKEQSKLLWDLIAKKKAFFYIAGNAKQMPTSVCDALKEVFQKEGGMSEDQAQEMLDDMEKTGRFQSETWS; encoded by the exons ATGAGCATCCACACTCTTCTGGTTCTGTACGGGAGTCAGACGGGAACAGCGCAGGACACAGCCGAGCGGATCGGCCGTCAGGCGCAGAGGAGGCGGATGAGAGTCAGAGTGGAAGCCCTGGACACTTACAATGTG GCCAACCTGATCTCAGAATCTCTGGTAGTGTTTGTCTGCGCCACCACAGGACAGGGGGACCCTCCAGACAATATGAAG AAATTCTGGAGATTCCTGTTCAGGAAGTCGTTGCCTGCTGATTCTCTTTGTCGGCTTGACTGTGCTGTGCTTGGCCTCGGAGACTCCTCATATCCGAA GTTCAACTTTGTTGCGAAGAAGCTCTATAAGCGTTTGCTTCAGCTCGGTGCAAATATGCTTCTGCCTGTTGGACTGGCTGATGATCAACATGATCTGGG GTCGGATGGTGTGATTGACCCCTGGTTGCTTTCGTTCTGGCAGAAAACCCTGTCTGTCTACCCTCCTCCAGCTGGCCTCGCTCCAATCCGTGAAGAAGAAAA ACTTCCACCCCGATACGTTTTCCACTTCCTAGATGAAGTTCCAGATAAGCAAACTGAGCATCTCCAGACACCTGATAATAAGGCTCCTCCTACCTCGCTGCAGCCTTTTCCAGCTCGAGTCGTGTTCAATCAGAGAGTAACTCATCCCTCACACTTCCAGGATGTCAGGCATATTGAGTTTGACATCACAGGCTCCAACATCCA GTACAACCCAGGGGACGTTGTAATGATGAGACCTTGTAATGCAGCAGAGGATGTGGAGCAGTTCTGCCAACTATTGAAACTTGACCCTAAGTGCTACTTCACACTAACTCCCACTGACAGCAGCACAG CAGTTCCTGCACGTCTTCCTCAGCCCTGCTCCGTTCGCTTTCTAGTGGAACAGTTCCTGgacatttctgctgttccacgTCGTTCCTTCTTCGAGCTGTTGGCCACTTTTGCCACTAATGAGCTGGAGCGTGAAAAACTTTTGGAGTTTAGCTCTGCTCAGGGTCAGGATGCTCTTCACTCCTACTGCAACCGACCCCGCCGAACAGCCctggag GTACTAACAGACTTCCCACACTCCACATCCGAGTTAAGCTTTGACTACTTGTTGGATCTTTTTCCAGAAATTCAGCCTCGCTCCTTCTCTATTGCCTCTTCTCTCTTg CAACACCCTGACCGAATCCAGATCTTGCTTGCTGTGGTGAAATATAAAACCTTGCTTTTTAAGCCACGCAAAGGCCTCTGTTCTTCCTGGCTGGCATCTCTGGACCCCTCGAAAG GAGATGTTTACGTACCGCTGTGGGTGAAGAAGGGGAGTTTGAGTTTCCCTCATGACCCAGACACCCCTGTGATAATGGTGGGTCCAGGAACTGGTGTGGCTCCCTTCAGATCTGCCATACAAGAGAGGGCTGCTCAGGGGAAGATGG CTAATGTGCTATTTTTTGGCTGTCGCTCTGAATCAAAAGACTTCTACTGTCGATCAGAATGGGAGGAGAAGGTGCAGGCGGGCCACATGATCCTTGTCACAGCCTTCTCCAGAGATCAG GAGGATAAAATCTACGTTCAGCATCGTGTGAAGGAACAAAGCAAACTTTTATGGGATCTGATAGCAAAGAAGAAAGCGTTCTTTTACATAGCGGG AAATGCCAAGCAGATGCCCACAAGTGTATGTGACGCGCTGAAAGAAGTATTCCAGAAAGAGGGTGGCATGTCTGAAGACCAGGCACAAGAGATGCTGGATGACATGGAGAAAACTGGACGCTTTCAAAGTGAAACCTGGTCCTGA
- the ntmt1 gene encoding N-terminal Xaa-Pro-Lys N-methyltransferase 1: MTDCKKRQSARARKQRSCSKMEDCLIEDQTTFYSKAEHYWKEVPPTVDGMLGGYGSISNIDINGSKKFLQKFLGEGQGKTGTGCALDCGAGIGRITKRLLLPLFRTVDLVDVTQEFLDKARTYLGEEGKRVENYFCCGLQDFQPQPERYDVIWIQWVIGHLTDDHLVEFLRRCRSGLRPDGLIVVKDNVAYEGVIPDDVDSSVCRNLNLLRHLVSKAGLNIICEEQQQNFPEEIYQVHTLALR; encoded by the exons ATGACCGATTGTAAGAAACGACAGTCAGCGAGGGCACGAAAGCAAAG GAGTTGCTCAAAGATGGAAGACTGCTTGATAGAAGACCAGACAACCTTTTACTCGAAGGCAGAACACTACTGGAAGGAAGTCCCGCCCACTGTGGATGGAATGCTGGGAGGTTATGGCAGCATTTCCAACATTGACATTAATGGCTCCAAAAAGTTTCTTCAAAAATTCCTTGGG GAAGGCCAGGGTAAGACCGGGACAGGCTGTGCTCTGGACTGTGGAGCTGGAATTGGCCGTATCACCAAGCGGCTGCTCCTGCCGCTCTTTCGTACAGTGGACCTAGTGGATGTGACGCAGGAGTTCCTGGATAAAGCTCGTACATACCTGGGTGAGGAAGGCAAGCGGGTGGAGAACTACTTCTGCTGTGGCCTGCAAGATTTTCAACCCCAGCCAGAACGTTATGATGTCATATGGATTCAGTGGGTGATTG GTCATTTGACCGACGACCACCTGGTGGAATTCCTGAGGCGTTGCCGGAGCGGTCTGCGTCCAGATGGCCTGATTGTGGTGAAGGATAATGTTGCGTATGAGGGTGTAATACCTGATGATGTAGACAGCAGTGTGTGTCGGAACCTGAATCTACTACGTCACCTGGTATCCAAGGCTGGACTCAACATCATCTGTGAGGAGCAGCAGCAGAACTTCCCTGAGGAGATCTATCAGGTTCACACTCTAGCGCTCAGATAG